One region of Streptomyces subrutilus genomic DNA includes:
- a CDS encoding methyltransferase domain-containing protein, whose translation MAAHTARTTGLRDLRETAHAAQVRELTAAGVLDDPAWQAAFAAVPRHVFVPYFWTGRGAGHERLWGQDPDPEVRARWLRGVYADTPLATRLRDGELVSSSSQPSLMAKMLRALEVRDGDNVLEIGAGTGYNAALLCHRLGEDLVTTVDLDEEITESARTHLAELGYHPLVVTGDGARGCPARAPFDRILVTCALPMVPHAWTAQCRPGARILAPLSTGLIALTVRDPGFAEGRFLHNPAYFVPLRGATAARPPRDPGGAAPHGLPYELVENERFQFMLVLTEGVLHPREALDLWRREDRPARERFGVTVSGEGQWAWLDDPQGPYVWPLGETRD comes from the coding sequence ATGGCCGCACACACCGCACGCACCACCGGGCTACGGGACCTGCGCGAGACCGCGCACGCCGCCCAGGTGCGGGAGCTGACCGCCGCCGGGGTGCTGGACGACCCGGCCTGGCAGGCGGCCTTCGCGGCCGTGCCCCGGCACGTCTTCGTCCCCTACTTCTGGACCGGCCGCGGAGCCGGCCACGAGCGGCTCTGGGGGCAGGATCCCGATCCCGAGGTGCGGGCCCGCTGGCTGCGCGGGGTCTACGCCGACACCCCGCTCGCGACCCGGCTGCGCGACGGAGAACTCGTCTCCTCCAGCAGCCAGCCCTCCCTGATGGCGAAGATGCTGCGGGCGCTGGAGGTGCGCGACGGCGACAACGTGCTGGAGATCGGGGCGGGCACCGGCTACAACGCCGCCCTGCTCTGCCACCGGCTCGGCGAGGACCTCGTCACCACCGTGGACCTCGACGAGGAGATCACCGAGTCCGCGCGGACGCACCTGGCCGAGCTCGGCTACCACCCGCTGGTGGTCACCGGGGACGGGGCGCGCGGCTGCCCCGCCCGGGCCCCGTTCGACCGGATCCTGGTGACCTGCGCGCTGCCGATGGTCCCGCACGCCTGGACGGCCCAGTGCCGGCCCGGGGCGCGGATCCTGGCTCCGCTGTCGACCGGGCTGATCGCGCTCACCGTCCGCGACCCCGGCTTCGCCGAGGGCCGCTTCCTGCACAACCCGGCGTACTTCGTCCCGCTGCGCGGGGCCACGGCGGCCCGGCCGCCGCGCGATCCGGGCGGCGCGGCGCCGCACGGGCTCCCGTACGAGCTGGTGGAGAACGAGCGCTTCCAGTTCATGCTCGTGCTGACCGAGGGCGTCCTGCACCCCCGCGAGGCCCTGGACCTGTGGCGCCGCGAGGACCGGCCGGCCCGCGAGCGCTTCGGGGTCACCGTCAGCGGCGAGGGGCAGTGGGCGTGGCTCGACGACCCACAGGGCCCGTACGTATGGCCCTTGGGGGAGACGCGCGACTGA
- a CDS encoding globin — protein sequence MNEIPRGTLQEQTFYEQVGGEETFRRLVRRFYQGVAEDPLLRPMYPEEDLGPAEERFALFLMQYWGGPTTYSEHRGHPRLRMRHAPFQVDAAAHDAWLRHMRVALDELGLAPEHEAQLWKYLTYAAASMINTAG from the coding sequence GTGAATGAGATTCCGCGGGGCACGCTTCAGGAGCAGACCTTTTACGAGCAGGTGGGCGGCGAGGAGACCTTCCGCCGTCTCGTCCGGCGCTTCTACCAGGGGGTCGCCGAGGATCCGCTGCTGCGCCCGATGTACCCGGAGGAGGACCTCGGTCCGGCCGAGGAGCGGTTCGCGCTGTTCCTGATGCAGTACTGGGGCGGTCCGACCACCTACAGCGAGCACCGCGGGCACCCGCGCCTGCGGATGCGGCACGCCCCGTTCCAGGTGGACGCGGCGGCGCACGACGCCTGGCTGCGCCACATGCGGGTGGCGCTGGACGAGCTGGGTCTGGCCCCGGAGCACGAGGCCCAGCTGTGGAAGTACCTGACGTACGCCGCCGCCTCGATGATCAACACGGCGGGCTAG
- a CDS encoding acyl-CoA thioesterase — protein sequence MARHHYRCPLRWSDMDSFGHVNNVVFLRYLEEARIDFMFRLAPGEGSESFTGGSVVARHEIDYKLPLVHRHEPVLIESWVTRIGAASLTIGYEVKDEATDDAPEKVYVRASTVVVPYNLAEGRPRRITAEERHFLEKYLDEPGTPSARSEGRLAA from the coding sequence ATGGCAAGACACCACTACCGGTGCCCCCTGCGCTGGTCGGACATGGACTCCTTCGGCCACGTGAACAACGTGGTCTTCCTCCGCTACCTGGAGGAGGCGAGGATCGACTTCATGTTCCGGCTGGCGCCGGGGGAGGGCAGCGAGTCCTTCACGGGCGGGTCGGTCGTGGCCCGCCACGAGATCGACTACAAGCTGCCCCTCGTGCACCGGCACGAGCCGGTGCTCATCGAATCCTGGGTGACCCGGATCGGCGCCGCGTCCCTGACCATCGGCTACGAGGTCAAGGACGAGGCGACCGACGACGCGCCCGAGAAGGTCTACGTGCGCGCCTCGACGGTGGTCGTGCCCTACAACCTCGCCGAGGGGCGGCCCCGCCGCATCACGGCCGAGGAGAGGCACTTCCTCGAGAAGTACCTCGACGAGCCGGGCACGCCGTCGGCCCGCTCGGAAGGACGCCTCGCGGCATGA
- the ettA gene encoding energy-dependent translational throttle protein EttA — translation MAEFIYTMRKTRKAHGDKVILDDVTLNFLPGAKIGVVGPNGAGKSTVLKIMAGLEQPSNGDAFLSPGFTVGILMQEPKLDESKTVLENVQDGAAETMKKLKRFNEVAELMGVEYTDALMDEMGKLQDDLDHSNAWDLDAQLEQAMDALGCPPGDWPVTNLSGGEKRRVALCKLLIEAPDLLLLDEPTNHLDAESVNWLEQHLSQYKGAVVAVTHDRYFLNNVAEWILELDRGRAHPYEGNYSTYLEKKATRLKVEGRKDEKRQKRLKEELEWVRSNAKGRQTKSKARLARYEEMAAEADKMRKLDFEEIQIPPGPRLGSIVVEVNNLSKAFGDKVLIDDLSFTLPRNGIVGIIGPNGAGKTTLFKMIQGLETPDSGAIKVGETVKISYVDQSRANIDPKKTLWAVVSDELDYINVGQVEMPSRAYVSAFGFKGPDQQKPAGVLSGGERNRLNLALTLKEGGNLLLLDEPTNDLDVETLSSLENALLEFPGAAVVISHDRWFLDRVATHILAYEGDSKWYWFEGNFESYEKNKIERLGPDAARPHRATYKKLTRG, via the coding sequence TTGGCTGAGTTCATCTACACCATGCGCAAGACGCGCAAGGCGCACGGCGACAAGGTGATTCTTGATGACGTCACCCTGAACTTCCTGCCCGGCGCGAAGATCGGTGTGGTCGGCCCGAACGGTGCCGGCAAGTCCACCGTTCTGAAGATCATGGCGGGCCTGGAGCAGCCGTCCAACGGCGACGCCTTCCTGTCGCCCGGCTTCACCGTCGGCATCCTCATGCAGGAGCCGAAGCTCGACGAGTCGAAGACCGTCCTGGAGAACGTCCAGGACGGCGCCGCCGAGACCATGAAGAAGCTCAAGCGCTTCAACGAGGTCGCCGAGCTGATGGGCGTCGAGTACACCGACGCCCTCATGGACGAGATGGGCAAGCTCCAGGACGACCTGGACCACTCCAACGCCTGGGACCTCGACGCCCAGCTGGAGCAGGCCATGGACGCCCTGGGCTGCCCGCCCGGCGACTGGCCCGTCACCAACCTCTCCGGTGGCGAGAAGCGCCGCGTGGCGCTGTGCAAGCTGCTGATCGAGGCCCCGGACCTGCTCCTCCTCGACGAGCCCACCAACCACCTCGACGCCGAGTCGGTGAACTGGCTGGAGCAGCACCTCTCGCAGTACAAGGGCGCCGTCGTGGCCGTGACCCACGACCGGTACTTCCTGAACAACGTCGCCGAGTGGATCCTCGAGCTCGACCGCGGCCGTGCCCACCCGTACGAGGGCAACTACTCCACCTACCTGGAGAAGAAGGCCACCCGCCTCAAGGTCGAGGGCCGCAAGGACGAGAAGCGCCAGAAGCGCCTCAAGGAAGAGCTGGAGTGGGTGCGGTCCAACGCCAAGGGGCGTCAGACCAAGTCCAAGGCCCGCCTGGCCCGCTACGAGGAGATGGCGGCCGAGGCGGACAAGATGCGCAAGCTCGACTTCGAGGAGATCCAGATCCCGCCGGGCCCCCGTCTGGGCTCGATCGTGGTCGAGGTCAACAACCTCTCGAAGGCGTTCGGCGACAAGGTCCTCATCGACGACCTGTCCTTCACGCTGCCGCGCAACGGCATCGTGGGCATCATCGGCCCCAACGGCGCCGGCAAGACCACGCTCTTCAAGATGATCCAGGGCCTGGAGACGCCGGACTCCGGCGCCATCAAGGTCGGCGAGACCGTCAAGATCTCCTACGTCGACCAGTCCCGCGCCAACATCGACCCCAAGAAGACCCTCTGGGCGGTCGTGTCGGACGAGCTGGACTACATCAACGTGGGCCAGGTCGAGATGCCCTCCCGCGCGTACGTCAGCGCCTTCGGCTTCAAGGGCCCGGACCAGCAGAAGCCGGCCGGCGTCCTGTCCGGCGGTGAGCGCAACCGCCTCAACCTGGCGCTGACGCTCAAGGAGGGCGGCAACCTGCTGCTCCTCGACGAGCCCACCAACGACCTCGATGTCGAGACCCTGTCCTCGCTCGAGAACGCGCTCCTCGAGTTCCCCGGCGCGGCCGTGGTCATCTCCCACGACCGCTGGTTCCTCGACCGGGTCGCCACGCACATCCTGGCGTACGAGGGCGACTCGAAGTGGTACTGGTTCGAGGGCAACTTCGAGTCGTACGAGAAGAACAAGATCGAGCGTCTGGGCCCGGACGCGGCCCGTCCGCACCGTGCCACCTACAAGAAGCTCACCCGAGGCTGA
- a CDS encoding bifunctional phosphatase PAP2/diacylglycerol kinase family protein encodes MADQELTWQGAVARWDRQLFDMVARRHWPGADRVLPRLGRAANHGVLWGGAALTLAAFGSARTRKAAVRGAASLALASATINTVGKWSVRRPRPLLDGVPAVRRLATQPQTTSFPSGHSASAFAFTAGLALESPALGAALAPVAASVAFSRVYTGVHYPSDVLAGAALGVVAGLVVDRIARDAKEARVVPGAERAAVGAPALPDGAGLIVVVNTTSGTATTAGLDVLRTRLPEAEVIECTGPELSAALESAASRATVLGVCGGDGTVNAAATAALRAGLPLAVFPGGSLNHFAMDLGLAGIDDTCRAVADGDAVHIGVGRFTPGPDDGRPGYFLNNFSIGAYPELLRHRLRWAPRIGSGPAALLAAWRVLNAQRPVRLRPAGRPRSVWLLFAGNGTYHGTGPTPRRRDNLGEGLLDLRLVHGGGRPGPRLLAAALAGPLTRSPVHAATRLRSLRIDDIPPGTPFAYDGEYAKAPAALVLDSLPDALTVYRPHPLTTP; translated from the coding sequence ATGGCGGATCAGGAGTTGACCTGGCAGGGTGCGGTCGCGCGGTGGGACCGGCAGCTGTTCGACATGGTGGCCCGGCGGCACTGGCCGGGCGCCGACCGGGTGCTGCCCAGGCTCGGGCGGGCCGCGAACCACGGAGTGCTGTGGGGCGGGGCCGCCCTCACGCTCGCCGCCTTCGGGTCGGCCCGGACCCGCAAGGCCGCCGTCCGCGGGGCCGCCTCGCTGGCGCTGGCCTCCGCGACCATCAACACCGTCGGCAAGTGGTCCGTACGCCGCCCGCGGCCGCTGCTGGACGGCGTGCCCGCCGTGCGGCGGCTGGCGACGCAGCCGCAGACCACCTCCTTCCCGTCCGGGCACTCCGCCTCTGCCTTCGCCTTCACCGCCGGGCTCGCTCTGGAGTCCCCGGCCCTGGGAGCCGCCCTGGCCCCGGTGGCCGCGTCCGTGGCCTTCTCCCGCGTGTACACCGGCGTCCACTACCCCTCCGACGTGCTCGCGGGCGCGGCGCTCGGCGTGGTCGCGGGCCTGGTCGTGGACCGGATCGCCCGCGACGCCAAGGAGGCCAGGGTCGTGCCGGGCGCCGAGCGGGCCGCCGTCGGCGCGCCCGCGCTGCCCGACGGGGCCGGCCTCATCGTGGTGGTCAACACCACGTCGGGCACCGCCACCACCGCCGGCCTCGACGTGCTGCGCACCCGGCTCCCCGAGGCCGAGGTGATCGAGTGCACCGGCCCGGAGCTCTCCGCCGCCCTGGAGTCCGCGGCCTCCCGCGCCACCGTCCTCGGGGTCTGCGGAGGCGACGGCACCGTCAACGCGGCCGCCACCGCCGCCCTGCGCGCCGGGCTGCCGCTCGCCGTCTTCCCCGGCGGCAGCCTCAACCACTTCGCGATGGACCTCGGCCTCGCCGGAATCGACGACACCTGCCGCGCCGTGGCCGACGGCGACGCCGTCCACATCGGCGTGGGCCGCTTCACCCCCGGCCCGGACGACGGCCGGCCCGGCTACTTCCTGAACAACTTCAGCATCGGCGCCTACCCGGAGCTGCTGCGCCACCGCCTGCGCTGGGCCCCGCGCATCGGCAGCGGCCCCGCCGCCCTGCTGGCGGCCTGGCGGGTGCTGAACGCCCAGCGCCCCGTGCGGCTGCGCCCGGCCGGACGGCCCCGCAGCGTCTGGCTGCTCTTCGCGGGCAACGGCACCTACCACGGGACCGGCCCGACCCCCCGCCGCCGCGACAACCTGGGCGAGGGCCTGCTGGACCTACGGCTCGTCCACGGCGGCGGCCGCCCCGGCCCCCGCCTGCTCGCCGCCGCCCTCGCCGGCCCGCTGACCCGCTCCCCGGTCCACGCGGCCACCCGGCTGCGCAGCCTGCGGATCGACGACATCCCGCCGGGCACCCCGTTCGCCTACGACGGCGAGTACGCCAAGGCCCCCGCCGCCCTGGTCCTGGACTCGCTCCCCGACGCCCTGACCGTCTACCGCCCGCACCCCCTGACGACCCCCTGA
- a CDS encoding thioester domain-containing protein, whose amino-acid sequence MALLAAAALSAAPGARAAADSGPAAARAPEGASAVLDGLKTYGQAVLHSGDGSVRHIPAGLYEMRVDGGGMLQTYGGGVEGHAQPQSRYTESGWGGSPLAGKREAGRIRWVLEHSYPQLNDLAGLAEAAGAGALTAESAAAGTQVAIWRLSEGARVEAADPAAEKLADYLQREAGQLPEPPASLGLDPGDVYGAVGTRLGPVTVRTGARSVSVVPDAAAVAMGVRVVDAEGRPLAAAANGTRLYFEVPAGTPDGTASVTVHGATKVPVGRVFTSGVPAQAQIVAGSSESAAAARATALWPEPPAVQPATAEAGQQPGIQPADQSGPAAQTGRSTPASPASPDEERLASSGSSAATPVIASLAVGLVVLGGLVVLLLRKRPLDEENH is encoded by the coding sequence GTGGCCCTGCTGGCGGCGGCCGCCCTCAGCGCCGCGCCCGGAGCCCGGGCGGCGGCCGACTCCGGCCCGGCGGCGGCCCGGGCACCGGAGGGTGCGAGCGCCGTGCTCGACGGGCTGAAGACGTACGGGCAGGCCGTCCTCCACTCCGGGGACGGGTCCGTCCGGCACATCCCGGCCGGGCTCTACGAGATGCGGGTCGACGGCGGGGGGATGCTGCAGACGTACGGGGGGGGGGTGGAGGGCCACGCACAGCCCCAGTCCCGCTACACGGAGAGCGGCTGGGGCGGCAGCCCGCTCGCGGGGAAGCGGGAGGCGGGCCGCATCCGATGGGTCCTGGAGCACTCCTATCCGCAGCTGAACGATCTGGCCGGGCTCGCCGAGGCGGCCGGGGCCGGTGCGCTGACCGCGGAGAGCGCGGCGGCGGGCACCCAGGTGGCGATCTGGCGGCTGTCCGAGGGGGCCCGGGTCGAGGCCGCGGACCCGGCGGCGGAGAAACTGGCCGACTACCTCCAGCGGGAGGCCGGGCAGCTGCCCGAACCGCCGGCCTCGCTGGGGCTGGACCCGGGCGACGTGTACGGGGCCGTCGGCACCCGGCTCGGGCCGGTGACCGTGCGGACCGGGGCGCGGAGCGTGTCCGTCGTCCCCGACGCGGCGGCCGTCGCGATGGGCGTGCGGGTGGTGGACGCCGAGGGGCGGCCGCTGGCCGCCGCCGCCAACGGCACCCGGCTGTACTTCGAGGTGCCCGCGGGCACGCCCGACGGCACGGCCTCGGTCACCGTCCACGGCGCGACCAAGGTTCCGGTCGGGCGGGTCTTCACCAGCGGGGTGCCGGCGCAGGCGCAGATCGTGGCGGGCTCCAGCGAGTCCGCGGCGGCGGCCCGGGCCACGGCCCTCTGGCCGGAGCCCCCGGCGGTCCAACCCGCCACCGCCGAGGCCGGGCAGCAGCCGGGCATCCAGCCCGCCGACCAGAGCGGCCCGGCCGCCCAGACCGGCCGGAGCACCCCGGCCTCCCCGGCCTCCCCGGACGAGGAGCGGCTGGCCTCCAGCGGCAGCTCGGCGGCCACCCCGGTCATCGCCTCCCTGGCGGTGGGCCTGGTGGTCCTCGGCGGCCTGGTGGTCCTCCTGCTCCGCAAGCGCCCCCTGGACGAGGAGAACCACTAG
- a CDS encoding single-stranded DNA-binding protein produces the protein MNDTLVTLVGHVATQVDYKETPNGPSARFRFAVTPRYFDRRKEAWTDGTTSFYTVWARRTLAVNLAGSVAVGEPLVVHGRLRVREDPPDGEGHRWVSAEIDATAIGHDLNRGTAAFRRVVKTETPLMTTQKAAVV, from the coding sequence ATGAACGACACTCTGGTGACGCTGGTGGGACACGTGGCCACGCAGGTCGACTACAAGGAGACGCCGAACGGGCCGTCGGCGAGGTTCCGCTTCGCCGTGACGCCGCGGTACTTCGACCGGCGCAAAGAGGCCTGGACGGACGGGACCACCAGCTTCTACACCGTCTGGGCGCGGCGCACCCTGGCGGTGAACCTGGCGGGTTCCGTGGCGGTGGGCGAACCCCTGGTGGTGCACGGGCGGCTGCGGGTGCGGGAGGACCCGCCCGACGGGGAGGGGCACCGGTGGGTCTCGGCCGAGATCGACGCGACGGCCATCGGGCACGACCTGAACCGGGGCACGGCCGCGTTCCGCCGGGTCGTCAAGACCGAGACGCCGCTGATGACCACTCAGAAGGCGGCGGTGGTCTGA
- a CDS encoding GTPase, with protein sequence MTSLADRAEDRWDDGLIARSRPKAAESTADDGLDGLDGDGGDEGDDALVRAVSGAGSDGGKSAAPPLSPEGQALRLRLDALRQLVGLSRTRLDGKTLAEAGRVLDEAAARRGLSPQHTVVAIAGATGSGKSTLFNSLAGVQISETGLRRPTTAAPIACSWSDGAAGLLDRLEIPGRLRRRPRETSEAEALRGMVLVDLPDLDSAVGAHRDHVDRVLALVDAVVWVVDPEKYADAVLHERYLRPLAGHAEVTFVVLNQVDRLPGDAVDLVLDDLRRLLDEDGIALGEHGEPGATVLGLSALTGEGVGELRELLGQFTQEKGAATRRISADVDRAAVRLRPLYVADGHAGPEIGETARAEFEDRLAEAVGAYAAGLAAERAWRRNAGKACGTPWLRLWRWYESRRAPRTLSGLAALAAIGGRGASVAEPPVEAEVTARQRVEQAVRAVADEAVTGLPEPWAQAVRETAVRGAEHLPEALDELAVTLGAAVAVPSVKPPRPTWWPAAVLAQAAMTLLQVYGGLWLLGQIIGILEPQLMPPVLFMVAGIVGGPLVEWACSIAARGPARRYGQDAERRLRQAAAGCGRARVLEPVAAELLRYREVREQYAAVAAGGTRLSTTRQ encoded by the coding sequence GTGACTTCCCTCGCCGACCGCGCCGAGGACCGATGGGACGACGGGCTCATCGCGCGCTCGCGCCCCAAGGCCGCCGAGTCCACCGCGGATGACGGCCTCGACGGCCTCGACGGCGACGGCGGCGACGAGGGCGACGACGCGCTCGTACGGGCCGTCTCCGGCGCCGGCAGCGACGGCGGCAAGTCGGCCGCGCCCCCGCTCAGCCCCGAGGGGCAGGCCCTGCGCCTGCGCCTCGACGCCCTGCGCCAGCTGGTGGGGCTGTCCCGGACCCGGCTCGACGGCAAGACCCTCGCCGAGGCCGGCCGGGTCCTGGACGAGGCGGCCGCACGGCGCGGACTGTCGCCGCAGCACACGGTCGTCGCCATCGCCGGAGCCACCGGAAGCGGCAAGTCCACGCTGTTCAATTCACTCGCCGGGGTGCAGATTTCGGAAACGGGGCTGCGCCGCCCCACCACCGCCGCCCCCATCGCGTGCAGCTGGTCGGACGGCGCGGCCGGACTGCTGGACCGGCTGGAGATCCCCGGACGGCTGCGCCGCCGCCCCCGCGAGACCTCGGAGGCCGAGGCGCTGCGCGGGATGGTCCTCGTCGACCTGCCCGACCTCGACTCGGCGGTCGGCGCGCACCGCGACCACGTGGACCGCGTCCTGGCGCTCGTCGACGCGGTGGTGTGGGTGGTCGACCCGGAGAAGTACGCGGACGCCGTGCTCCACGAGCGGTACCTGCGCCCGCTGGCCGGACACGCGGAGGTGACCTTCGTCGTGCTCAACCAGGTGGACCGGCTGCCGGGGGACGCCGTCGACCTCGTCCTGGACGACCTGCGCCGGCTCCTCGACGAGGACGGCATCGCGCTCGGCGAGCACGGCGAACCCGGTGCCACCGTGCTGGGCCTGTCCGCGCTGACCGGCGAGGGCGTCGGGGAACTGCGGGAGCTGCTGGGACAGTTCACCCAGGAGAAGGGCGCCGCGACCCGCCGGATCTCCGCCGACGTCGACCGCGCGGCCGTGCGCCTGCGGCCGCTGTACGTGGCCGACGGGCACGCCGGGCCCGAGATCGGGGAGACGGCGCGCGCCGAGTTCGAGGACCGGCTGGCCGAGGCGGTCGGGGCCTACGCGGCAGGGCTCGCCGCCGAGCGGGCCTGGCGGCGCAACGCCGGAAAGGCCTGCGGGACGCCGTGGCTGCGGCTGTGGCGGTGGTACGAGAGCCGCCGCGCCCCGCGCACCCTGTCGGGGCTGGCCGCGCTCGCGGCGATCGGCGGCCGGGGCGCGTCGGTCGCCGAGCCACCGGTCGAGGCGGAGGTGACCGCGCGCCAGCGCGTGGAGCAGGCGGTACGGGCGGTCGCCGACGAGGCGGTCACCGGCCTGCCCGAACCCTGGGCCCAGGCGGTACGGGAGACGGCGGTGCGCGGCGCCGAACACCTCCCCGAGGCCCTGGACGAGCTGGCGGTGACCCTCGGGGCGGCGGTCGCGGTGCCGAGCGTCAAGCCGCCGCGGCCCACGTGGTGGCCGGCGGCGGTGCTGGCGCAGGCCGCGATGACCCTGCTGCAGGTCTACGGCGGGCTGTGGCTGCTGGGGCAGATCATCGGGATCCTCGAGCCGCAGCTGATGCCGCCCGTGCTGTTCATGGTGGCGGGCATCGTCGGCGGGCCGCTGGTGGAGTGGGCCTGCTCGATCGCGGCGCGCGGCCCGGCGCGCAGGTACGGGCAGGACGCGGAGCGCAGGCTGCGGCAGGCGGCCGCCGGGTGCGGGCGGGCCCGGGTGCTGGAGCCGGTGGCCGCGGAGCTGCTGCGCTACCGGGAGGTGCGCGAGCAGTACGCCGCCGTCGCCGCAGGGGGGACGAGGTTGTCCACAACCCGCCAGTAA
- a CDS encoding dynamin family protein, translated as MDVRPQLLDALSALRDRVASVRLPLPLPGAPRARQTRAELLAQLDDYLVPRLKAPEAPMLAVVGGSTGAGKSTLVNSLVGRQVSEAGVLRPTTRTPVLVCHPDDHHWFAGMRVLPDLMRVWVPPGEEEPAPAPRGRDRSPGHGQATHEMRIETVSTLPRGLALLDAPDIDSLVVENRTLAAQLICAADVWVMVTTASRYADAVPWHLLRTAKQYKATLVIVLDRVPHQVLAEVSRQHGALLTRAGLGEVPRFTVPELPESAGGGGLLPASAVAPLYAWLAHHAQDPAARQYAVGRTALGALDSLGRRMPELASAVAAQHAAAVRLTSAVEDAFKREGRRVRNRLDQGAVLAGDALTRWRGYPLDTSADELLDSLAESLAALLQCAVAAADERIADAWRREPAAGAVPLPTPDREAGERIGMAVRRWRRVLEELAEEEVAALDRQPAPDPDAVAALLVAALLGGKRARPAGEKLAERIGAQAALRLRDRGGELVGDHLDQVLRAERDRRLAPLEALEVTPEPQAELIAALSLLQKER; from the coding sequence TTGGATGTTCGGCCTCAGCTGCTCGATGCCCTGTCCGCCCTGCGCGACCGGGTCGCGTCCGTGCGTCTGCCGCTGCCCCTGCCCGGCGCTCCGCGCGCCCGCCAGACCAGAGCCGAGCTGCTCGCGCAGCTCGACGACTACCTGGTACCCCGGCTGAAGGCGCCCGAGGCGCCGATGCTCGCCGTCGTCGGCGGGTCCACCGGAGCCGGTAAGTCCACCCTCGTCAACTCCCTCGTCGGACGACAGGTCAGCGAGGCCGGGGTGCTGCGCCCCACGACCCGCACACCGGTGCTTGTCTGCCATCCGGATGATCATCACTGGTTCGCCGGGATGCGGGTGCTGCCCGATCTGATGCGGGTCTGGGTCCCGCCCGGGGAGGAGGAGCCCGCCCCCGCGCCCCGCGGCCGCGACCGGAGCCCCGGGCACGGGCAGGCCACCCACGAGATGCGGATCGAGACCGTCTCCACCCTGCCCCGCGGACTCGCCCTCCTCGACGCCCCCGACATCGACTCCCTCGTGGTCGAGAACCGGACCCTGGCCGCCCAACTCATCTGCGCGGCCGACGTCTGGGTGATGGTCACCACCGCCTCCCGGTACGCCGACGCCGTCCCCTGGCACCTGCTGCGCACCGCCAAGCAGTACAAGGCCACCCTGGTCATCGTCCTGGACCGGGTCCCGCACCAGGTGCTCGCCGAGGTCTCCCGCCAGCACGGGGCCCTGCTCACCCGGGCCGGGCTGGGCGAGGTGCCGCGCTTCACCGTCCCCGAACTCCCCGAGTCCGCGGGCGGCGGCGGACTGCTTCCGGCCAGCGCCGTCGCGCCGCTCTACGCCTGGCTCGCCCACCACGCGCAGGACCCCGCCGCCCGCCAGTACGCCGTCGGGCGCACCGCGCTCGGCGCGCTGGACTCCCTCGGCCGCCGGATGCCCGAACTCGCCTCCGCCGTCGCCGCCCAGCACGCCGCCGCCGTACGGCTGACCTCGGCCGTGGAGGACGCGTTCAAGCGGGAGGGCCGGCGCGTGCGCAACCGCCTCGACCAGGGCGCCGTACTCGCCGGGGACGCCCTGACCCGCTGGCGCGGCTACCCCCTCGACACGAGCGCCGACGAACTGCTCGACTCGCTCGCCGAATCCCTCGCCGCGCTGCTCCAGTGCGCCGTCGCCGCCGCCGACGAGCGCATCGCCGACGCCTGGCGGCGCGAGCCGGCCGCCGGCGCGGTGCCCCTGCCCACCCCCGACCGGGAGGCGGGGGAGCGCATCGGCATGGCCGTACGGCGCTGGCGGCGCGTACTGGAGGAGCTCGCCGAGGAGGAGGTCGCCGCGCTCGACCGGCAGCCGGCGCCCGACCCGGACGCGGTCGCGGCCCTGCTCGTGGCCGCCCTCCTCGGCGGCAAGCGGGCCCGCCCCGCCGGCGAGAAGCTCGCCGAACGGATCGGGGCCCAGGCCGCGCTGCGGCTGCGCGACCGGGGCGGGGAGCTGGTCGGCGACCACCTCGACCAGGTGCTGCGCGCCGAACGCGACCGCCGGCTCGCCCCGCTGGAGGCCCTCGAGGTGACCCCGGAACCCCAGGCCGAACTGATCGCCGCGCTGTCCCTACTGCAGAAGGAGAGGTGA
- a CDS encoding DUF7144 family membrane protein, which produces MASDHSRPPGNDPHARPWHAPTSGTTILAAALMLFGGVMAIFEGIAAIAKDDLFLATRHYVFEFSLAGWGWVHLILGVILVFAGCAVISGALWARLFGVAVAGLGAIANFLWIPYYPLWALVLVAVNIFIVWALCTGMHREAHTDHAHTAGPR; this is translated from the coding sequence ATGGCCAGTGACCACAGCAGGCCCCCCGGAAACGACCCGCACGCGCGCCCCTGGCACGCGCCCACGTCCGGCACCACCATCCTGGCCGCGGCGCTGATGCTCTTCGGCGGCGTGATGGCGATCTTCGAGGGCATCGCGGCCATCGCCAAGGACGACCTGTTCCTCGCGACGCGCCACTACGTCTTCGAGTTCAGCCTGGCGGGCTGGGGCTGGGTCCACCTCATCCTGGGCGTCATCCTGGTCTTCGCCGGCTGCGCCGTGATCAGCGGGGCCCTGTGGGCGCGCCTGTTCGGCGTCGCCGTCGCCGGCCTGGGCGCGATCGCCAACTTCCTGTGGATCCCGTACTACCCCTTGTGGGCCCTGGTGCTGGTCGCCGTCAACATCTTCATCGTCTGGGCCCTGTGCACGGGCATGCACCGAGAGGCCCACACGGACCACGCCCACACCGCGGGACCCCGCTGA